Proteins encoded in a region of the Zea mays cultivar B73 chromosome 2, Zm-B73-REFERENCE-NAM-5.0, whole genome shotgun sequence genome:
- the LOC100285037 gene encoding casparian strip membrane protein 2, with the protein MSTSDAAATVIPIDDVPRQHGKAPAVDTVTAAPPPLAAAAPPAATTAPRKTRVPFFRRADRGSRCVALLDLVLRVAAFGPALAAAIATGTSDETLSVFTQFFQFHARFDDFPALLFFMVANAIAAGYLVLSLPFSAVVVLRPQAIGLRHLLLICDLIIAALLTAAAAAAAAIVDLAHSGNQRANWVPICMQFHGFCQRTSGAVVASFLAVLVLLFLVILAAFTIRKRC; encoded by the exons ATGAGCACCAGCGATGCCGCCGCGACCGTGATCCCCATCGACGACGTGCCCCGCCAGCACGGCAAGGCCCCGGCCGTGGACACGGTCACGGCGGCGCCTCCTCCTCTCGCTGCAGCAGCACCCCCCGCTGCGACGACGGCGCCTCGGAAGACGCGGGTCCCGTTCTTCCGGCGCGCCGACCGCGGCAGCCGGTGCGTGGCGCTCCTTGACTTGGTGCTGAGGGTGGCGGCCTTCGGGCCCGCCCTCGCCGCCGCCATCGCCACGGGCACCTCCGACGAGACGCTCtccgtcttcacccagttcttccAGTTCCACGCCCGATTCGACGACTTCCCGGCGCTCCT GTTCTTCATGGTGGCCAACGCGATCGCGGCGGGGTACCTGGTGCTGTCCCTCCCCTTCTCCGCCGTCGTCGTCCTCCGCCCCCAGGCCATCGGCTTGCGCCACCTCCTGCTCATCTGCGACCTG ATCATAGCGGCGCTGCTGacggccgcggcggcggcggcggcggcgatcgTGGACCTGGCGCACTCGGGGAACCAGCGCGCTAACTGGGTGCCCATCTGCATGCAGTTCCACGGCTTCTGCCAGCGCACCAGCGGCGCCGTCGTGGCATCCTTCCTCGCCGTGCTCGTCCTCCTGTTTCTCGTCATCTTGGCCGCCTTCACCATCAGGAAACGCTGCTGA
- the LOC100278982 gene encoding probable serine/threonine-protein kinase BSK3, protein MGACVSKAACCCRQPHNGVTNERTDTVTEDEEAYDLPAFQEFTFEQLRLATSGFAVENIVSEQGEKAPNVVYKGKLDAQRRIAVKRFNRSAWPDPRQFLEEARSVGLLRSKRLANLLGCCCEGDERLLVAEYMPNDTLAKHLFHWESQSMKWTMRLRVVLCLAEALEYCTNRGRALYHDLNAYRALFDDDCNPRLSCFGLMKNSRDGKSYSTNLAFTPPEYMRTGRITPESVIYSFGTLLIDVLSGKHIPPSHALDLIRDRNFNMLLDSCLEGQFSNEEGTEMVRLASRCLHYEPRERPNVRSLVQVLTPLQRDVETPSYVLMGIPRGGASSTEPLNLSPLAEACSRKDLTAIHEILEKTGYKDDEGTANELSFQMWTNQMQDTLNSKKKGDNAFRQKDFTAAIDCYSQFIEVGTMVSPTIYARRCLSYLMNGMPQEALNDAMNALVISPTWSTAFYLQAAALLSQGMENEAQEALKDGCNLEQSSSGGH, encoded by the exons ATGGGCGCCTGCGTGTCCAAGGCCGCCTGCTGCTGCCGCCAGCCGCACAACGGGGTTACCAACGAGAGGACTGATACTG TGACGGAGGACGAGGAGGCATACGACCTGCCTGCGTTCCAGGAGTTCACCTTCGAGCAGTTGCGGCTAGCTACATCGGGGTTTGCGGTGGAGAACATCGTGTCCGAGCAAGGTGAGAAGGCGCCCAATGTGGTATACAAGGGGAAGCTCGATGCCCAGCGCCGCATTGCTGTCAAGCGCTTTAACCGCTCTGCCTGGCCCGACCCGCGCCAGTTCCTG GAAGAAGCTAGATCAGTTGGCCTGCTCCGAAGCAAAAGGTTGGCAAATTTGCTTGGTTGTTGCTGTGAAGGCGATGAGAgattgcttgttgcagaatacaTGCCCAATGATACGCTAGCGAAGCACCTTTTCCATT GGGAGTCACAATCAATGAAATGGACCATGAGATTAAGGGTTGTTCTCTGTCTCGCTGAGGCTTTAGAATATTGCACTAACAGGGGCCGTGCTCTCTACCATGATCTCAATGCCTATAGAGCTCTGTTTGATGAT GACTGTAACCCTAGACTTTCCTGTTTCGGTCTCATGAAGAACAGCCGGGATGGAAAAAGTTACAGTACCAATTTGGCATTTACGCCTCCAGAATACATGAGGACTG GACGTATTACTCCTGAAAGTGTCATATACAGCTTTGGAACCTTGCTGATTGATGTTCTTAGTGGGAAGCATATTCCTCCGAGCCAT GCCCTTGACCTGATTCGGGACCGAAACTTCAATATGCTCTTAGACTCATGTTTAGAGGGTCAATTTTCAAATGAGGAAGGAACAGAAATGGTCCGATTAGCTTCAAGATGCCTTCACTATGAACCCCGTGAGCGACCTAATGTCAGATCACTTGTGCAAGTATTGACTCCTCTACAGAGGGATGTCGAG ACTCCATCTTATGTGCTCATGGGCATTCCGCGTGGTGGGGCATCTTCTACCGAACCACTGAATCTTTCCCCTCTTGCCGAAGCTTGTTCCAGAAAGGATCTGACAGCAATACATGAAATTCTAGAAAAGACAGGCTACAAGGATGATGAGGGAACTGCAAATGAG CTCTCTTTTCAGATGTGGACGAATCAGATGCAAGATACGTTGAACTCAAAAAAGAAGGGTGACAATGCTTTTCGACAGAAGGATTTTACTGCTGCCATTGATTGCTATTCCCAG TTTATTGAAGTTGGTACAATGGTTTCCCCAACCATTTATGCTCGACGTTGCCTGTCATATCTGATGAATGGCATGCCACAGGAGGCATTGAATGATGCAATGAATGCTTTGGTAATATCTCCCACATGGTCAACAGCATTCTATCTTCAGGCAGCAGCACTATTATCACAAGGCATGGAGAATGAAGCACAAGAAGCACTCAAGGATGGTTGTAACTTAGAGCAAAGTAGCAGCGGTGGACATTGA